The following proteins are encoded in a genomic region of Nicoliella spurrieriana:
- a CDS encoding PTS sugar transporter subunit IIC, with protein MCISKKQSNQSAGQKTKKMLKKLFVRVLTGSAQGILIGVLPAAILKYVLAPLIHQGYQWAMHLNAILVLFNVFIPILIGMAVAGQFKMKALDTGAVMLATGAASGSIQWVKTQPGFTDPITNVDNPVASTFYVANGSGDVINAIIVATLAVVAIKLLEKYVNGFGSISVILTPLIVGGLNWTNRLLLVTFRWNGDDRIRRIN; from the coding sequence TTGTGCATTAGTAAAAAACAATCAAATCAATCAGCTGGCCAGAAAACAAAGAAAATGCTTAAAAAACTATTTGTCCGCGTCTTAACGGGGTCTGCGCAGGGAATTTTAATTGGGGTGTTGCCAGCCGCCATCTTAAAGTATGTATTGGCTCCGTTGATTCACCAGGGCTACCAATGGGCGATGCATTTAAACGCCATCTTGGTCCTGTTTAACGTTTTTATTCCAATTTTGATCGGGATGGCCGTTGCGGGCCAATTTAAAATGAAGGCCCTAGATACCGGGGCAGTCATGCTGGCGACGGGGGCGGCATCCGGTTCGATTCAATGGGTCAAGACCCAGCCGGGCTTTACCGATCCAATCACCAACGTGGATAATCCAGTGGCTAGCACGTTCTATGTTGCTAACGGTTCAGGAGATGTTATTAACGCCATTATCGTTGCTACATTAGCCGTAGTGGCCATTAAACTATTGGAAAAGTACGTAAATGGATTTGGCTCGATTTCAGTAATTTTAACGCCCCTCATCGTGGGGGGGCTTAATTGGACTAATCGGTTACTTCTTGTCACCTTCCGTTGGAATGGTGACGACCGCATTAGGCGAATTAATTAA
- a CDS encoding PTS sugar transporter subunit IIC, producing the protein MTTALGELINALTDLQPLVMSILIAMAFAFLTITPISTVGIALAISLSEVSAAAAGVGVVSTTVVLLINSLLVNKRGTSIAILLGAMMGMMTTVFKKPIMILAFMATAGLSAIPVVLFNVQGTPMSAGLGWIGFGSPIQSVIADEGEREFISHMVGIGPAVITWIVVPVIAGLLINWLFVRVLKAYQPTDFKHEIK; encoded by the coding sequence GTGACGACCGCATTAGGCGAATTAATTAATGCTTTGACGGACTTACAGCCACTAGTGATGAGTATTTTAATCGCAATGGCGTTCGCATTCCTTACCATCACGCCGATTTCGACGGTGGGGATTGCCCTTGCAATCTCACTATCAGAGGTTAGTGCTGCGGCTGCCGGTGTCGGGGTGGTATCGACGACGGTGGTGTTATTGATCAATTCACTGTTGGTGAATAAGCGGGGGACTTCGATTGCCATCCTATTAGGTGCAATGATGGGGATGATGACGACGGTCTTTAAAAAACCGATCATGATCTTAGCGTTCATGGCGACCGCTGGGTTATCCGCCATTCCAGTGGTGTTATTTAATGTTCAGGGGACGCCGATGTCAGCCGGATTAGGCTGGATTGGGTTCGGTTCACCGATTCAATCCGTGATTGCTGATGAGGGCGAACGCGAATTCATCAGCCATATGGTGGGCATTGGCCCCGCTGTAATTACCTGGATCGTGGTGCCGGTGATTGCGGGATTATTAATCAATTGGCTCTTCGTTCGGGTGCTTAAGGCCTATCAACCAACTGATTTTAAACACGAAATTAAATAA